One genomic window of Actinomycetota bacterium includes the following:
- a CDS encoding nitroreductase family deazaflavin-dependent oxidoreductase, with the protein MPLQGEYEPSPVRFVREQVALIESSGGTEGTKHPEGYPVIVLTTLGAKSGKIRKSALMRVEHEGKYAVVASMGGAPTNPTWYNNLLTNPNVELQDGPSKQDYTAHLAEGEEREVWWERSVDAFPPYAEYQTRTDRQIPVFILES; encoded by the coding sequence ATGCCCCTTCAAGGTGAATATGAGCCCAGTCCGGTCCGATTTGTTCGCGAACAGGTTGCGCTGATCGAGTCTTCCGGCGGTACCGAGGGCACCAAGCATCCGGAGGGATATCCGGTCATCGTGTTGACCACCCTTGGTGCGAAGTCAGGCAAGATCCGAAAGTCCGCGTTGATGCGAGTCGAGCATGAGGGCAAGTACGCGGTCGTGGCCTCGATGGGTGGCGCTCCGACAAACCCAACTTGGTACAACAATTTGCTGACCAACCCAAATGTGGAATTGCAGGATGGTCCGTCCAAGCAGGACTACACAGCGCACCTCGCTGAAGGCGAAGAGCGCGAGGTCTGGTGGGAGCGTTCAGTTGACGCCTTCCCGCCGTACGCGGAATATCAGACCAGGACCGACCGTCAGATACCGGTCTTCATCCTGGAGTCGTAA
- a CDS encoding aldo/keto reductase, which yields MKYTHLGRTGLSVSKLCLGTMNFGPQTSEADSFEIMDHALSVGINFFDSANFYGGPGNAGLTERIVGNWFAKGGDRREKTVLATKLYMPMTDWPNDGRLSALNIRRACDASLKRLQTDYIDIYQMHHIDRRTPWEEIWEAMEVLRNQGKIIYVGSSNFAGWHIAQAQETARSRNFLGLSSEQSLYNLLARTIELEVLPAAQHYGVGVIPWSPLQAGLLGGIIKKQAKGDLGRSSVDRTNRRLEQLRPTIQAWEDFCQARDEDPADTALAWLLHQSGVTAPIIGPRTLAQLDGSLRSLDISLDSEALAALDVMFPGPGGTAPEAYAW from the coding sequence ATGAAATACACACATCTGGGACGCACCGGCCTGTCCGTCAGCAAGCTCTGCCTTGGCACCATGAACTTCGGACCTCAAACATCCGAAGCTGACTCCTTCGAGATCATGGATCACGCGCTATCGGTCGGCATCAACTTCTTTGACAGCGCCAACTTCTATGGTGGCCCCGGAAACGCCGGCCTCACTGAAAGGATCGTGGGCAATTGGTTTGCCAAGGGCGGTGACCGCCGCGAGAAGACAGTGCTGGCGACCAAGCTCTACATGCCAATGACGGATTGGCCCAATGACGGACGTCTCTCCGCGCTCAACATTCGACGTGCCTGTGATGCCTCACTCAAGCGTCTGCAGACCGATTACATCGATATCTACCAAATGCACCACATTGATCGCCGCACTCCATGGGAGGAAATCTGGGAAGCAATGGAGGTGCTGCGTAATCAAGGCAAGATTATTTACGTCGGATCCTCCAACTTTGCCGGCTGGCACATCGCTCAGGCGCAAGAGACGGCTCGGAGTCGCAACTTCCTGGGACTGTCCAGCGAGCAATCGCTTTACAACTTGCTGGCCCGCACGATCGAACTCGAAGTACTCCCGGCGGCTCAGCACTATGGGGTGGGCGTGATTCCGTGGTCACCGCTGCAGGCCGGTCTTCTAGGCGGCATCATCAAGAAGCAGGCCAAGGGGGATCTGGGACGCAGCAGCGTTGATCGCACCAACCGTCGCCTCGAGCAGCTACGGCCAACCATTCAAGCTTGGGAGGATTTCTGCCAGGCTCGCGATGAGGATCCAGCCGACACAGCCCTGGCCTGGCTGCTGCATCAGTCCGGCGTGACCGCGCCCATCATCGGCCCAAGAACCCTTGCCCAACTGGACGGCTCTTTGCGCTCGCTGGACATCAGCCTGGATTCAGAAGCACTCGCAGCTCTCGACGTGATGTTTCCGGGCCCAGGGGGAACAGCGCCGGAGGCCTACGCTTGGTGA
- a CDS encoding NAD(P)H-dependent oxidoreductase: MTRIAVIIGSTREGRFADIPARWAVAELAKVDGIEVDLVDLRDHPLPEYDIPTPARTPRKYSTEAIGAFASHIDSADGFIILTPEYNHGYTAALKNAMDHLFVEWTRKPVAFIAWGSVGGARAVEQLRQVAAEFEMAPLRHAVHILPDVMRPAMMAQDRLDPALLESLKPRFDIMVNDLKWWADALSVARAQTS, from the coding sequence ATGACTCGGATTGCAGTGATTATTGGCAGCACGCGCGAGGGTCGCTTTGCCGATATCCCGGCTCGTTGGGCGGTCGCAGAGTTGGCCAAGGTCGACGGAATCGAAGTTGATCTGGTCGACCTTCGCGATCATCCGCTGCCCGAGTACGACATTCCCACCCCTGCCCGCACCCCGCGCAAATACTCAACCGAAGCCATCGGCGCTTTCGCCTCGCACATTGACAGTGCCGACGGATTCATCATCCTCACGCCAGAGTACAACCACGGGTACACTGCGGCTTTGAAAAATGCCATGGATCACCTGTTTGTCGAATGGACGCGTAAGCCCGTCGCATTCATCGCATGGGGCAGTGTTGGCGGCGCTCGTGCAGTTGAGCAGCTGCGTCAGGTCGCAGCCGAATTCGAGATGGCACCCTTGCGTCACGCTGTGCACATTCTGCCCGATGTCATGCGTCCGGCCATGATGGCCCAGGATCGCCTCGATCCCGCGCTACTTGAATCTCTCAAGCCACGCTTCGACATCATGGTCAACGACTTGAAGTGGTGGGCCGACGCCCTTTCGGTTGCACGCGCCCAGACCAGTTAG
- a CDS encoding PaaI family thioesterase: MSIFLEESEQLPTLTPIHQLGISLRAVQDRVSSTNAPPEIALQAARTLEEVASLLDEYRYIVSRDKSWDDIRRSGGSRTLAPEMFDVTQSEQRLDAKVCFSAFYLGGNGAVHGGAIPLLMDQVLGRVANHGRPICRTAYLNIDYRHVTPIDRDLRVECFIERIDGRKRYVYGAIYDEEILTIEAHGLFIELKPGAQ; encoded by the coding sequence ATGAGCATCTTCCTTGAAGAGTCGGAGCAATTGCCGACACTGACGCCGATCCATCAACTCGGCATATCGCTACGCGCGGTTCAGGATCGAGTGTCGAGCACAAACGCACCGCCTGAGATCGCCTTGCAGGCGGCCAGAACTCTTGAGGAAGTCGCATCACTGCTTGACGAATACCGATACATCGTTTCGCGCGACAAGTCCTGGGATGACATTCGGCGCTCTGGTGGCAGTCGGACTCTCGCCCCTGAAATGTTCGACGTCACTCAGAGCGAGCAGCGGCTCGACGCGAAGGTCTGCTTTTCAGCTTTCTACCTTGGCGGCAATGGCGCAGTGCACGGCGGAGCAATTCCACTCTTGATGGATCAAGTGCTCGGACGCGTGGCGAATCACGGTCGCCCTATCTGCCGCACGGCTTACTTGAATATCGACTATCGGCATGTGACGCCCATCGACCGGGACTTGCGAGTCGAGTGCTTCATCGAGCGCATCGACGGACGCAAGAGGTACGTCTACGGCGCCATCTATGACGAAGAGATCCTGACGATCGAAGCCCATGGGCTCTTCATCGAACTGAAGCCCGGGGCTCAGTAG
- a CDS encoding GPGG-motif small membrane protein — protein sequence MSFILWIIAVVIAIVGIVQLVQGHFILGIALIILACLVGPGGYSIFKSRGSSS from the coding sequence ATGTCATTCATTCTTTGGATCATCGCGGTGGTCATCGCCATCGTCGGAATAGTCCAACTGGTTCAAGGGCATTTCATCCTGGGGATTGCGCTCATCATCCTGGCGTGCCTGGTCGGCCCGGGCGGTTATTCAATCTTCAAGTCGCGAGGCTCAAGTTCTTAA
- a CDS encoding GAF and ANTAR domain-containing protein gives MNIETSERVAAIFVEVADTLVEEFDVVEFLQMVTTRASELVPDSDAGILIADKNNLLQFMAASDERTELLELFQVQSHQGPCQDCFTLGVPVINADLRTANERWPRFAPRAVAAGFRSVHAFPLRLRQQVIGALNLFSADVGQLEPEEVRLVQALADLATIGLLQERAITRGEVLSEQLQGALNSRIIIEQAKGVLAQIHGCSVDEGFNMLRGFCRTNNLLLSTVAAAVVSEPALYPGLTTR, from the coding sequence ATGAATATCGAGACCTCAGAGCGGGTGGCTGCGATCTTTGTCGAGGTTGCTGACACCCTTGTTGAAGAGTTTGATGTTGTTGAATTTCTCCAGATGGTTACTACCCGCGCCTCTGAGTTGGTCCCAGACTCCGACGCTGGGATTTTGATCGCGGACAAGAACAATCTTCTTCAATTCATGGCTGCCTCCGATGAGCGCACCGAGTTGCTGGAGCTGTTCCAAGTTCAGTCGCATCAGGGACCCTGTCAGGACTGTTTCACGCTCGGCGTTCCGGTCATCAACGCAGATCTGCGAACAGCAAATGAGCGTTGGCCCAGATTCGCGCCGCGCGCAGTAGCTGCTGGCTTTCGATCTGTGCACGCATTTCCGCTCCGATTGCGACAACAGGTCATTGGCGCCCTGAATCTGTTCAGCGCCGACGTTGGCCAGTTAGAGCCCGAAGAAGTGCGACTAGTACAGGCCTTGGCCGACTTGGCCACGATCGGTCTCCTGCAGGAACGTGCAATCACGCGGGGTGAGGTGCTGAGCGAGCAGTTGCAGGGAGCGCTCAACAGCCGCATCATCATTGAGCAGGCAAAGGGTGTGTTGGCGCAGATCCATGGATGCAGCGTCGATGAAGGATTCAACATGTTGCGTGGCTTCTGCCGGACCAACAATCTGCTGTTGAGCACGGTAGCTGCGGCAGTCGTGAGCGAACCGGCTCTCTATCCCGGCCTGACCACTCGCTGA
- a CDS encoding GAF and ANTAR domain-containing protein, with amino-acid sequence MTSEESLAVLVRVDIEREAPDDSRIGTADTLMRLCKAAVRVLPASGAAVSLITDVGPAGIIASSSSWAATAEELQFTLGESPGWDAFEARVPVSAPDLAAVDEIRWPGYAASALEHGVGSVFAFPLLSGTSRMGVLDIYRDESSSLSEESLAYARACCSVATAELLDGQEEAGSGSIPLGFDGALDSQFAIHQAQGMVMVQLGVNLSESMSRMRAHAYANDLALGQVARNVVGRTLDLSGDQR; translated from the coding sequence ATGACGAGTGAAGAAAGTCTTGCGGTGCTTGTGCGAGTTGATATTGAGCGTGAAGCACCAGACGATTCGAGGATCGGTACGGCCGACACTCTCATGCGCCTGTGCAAAGCGGCGGTGCGAGTGCTCCCGGCAAGTGGGGCAGCGGTCAGTCTTATTACCGATGTTGGTCCGGCGGGAATCATCGCGTCGTCGAGCAGTTGGGCTGCGACGGCGGAAGAATTGCAGTTCACCTTGGGCGAGAGTCCGGGTTGGGATGCATTTGAAGCACGGGTTCCCGTATCGGCGCCCGATCTTGCCGCTGTAGATGAGATCCGGTGGCCCGGCTACGCGGCCTCGGCTCTTGAGCACGGGGTTGGCTCGGTGTTTGCCTTCCCATTGCTATCGGGCACCTCGCGAATGGGCGTGCTGGATATCTACCGCGACGAATCCAGCAGTTTGAGTGAGGAGTCGCTGGCCTATGCGCGGGCGTGCTGCAGCGTTGCAACGGCCGAACTCTTGGATGGGCAGGAGGAAGCCGGCTCAGGCTCCATTCCACTCGGCTTTGACGGAGCCCTGGATTCGCAGTTCGCGATTCACCAGGCTCAGGGGATGGTCATGGTTCAACTTGGAGTGAATTTGTCTGAGTCAATGTCTCGCATGCGCGCGCATGCCTATGCCAATGATCTAGCCTTAGGGCAGGTCGCACGCAACGTTGTGGGCAGAACGTTGGATCTCAGTGGGGACCAGCGGTGA
- a CDS encoding AMP-binding protein yields the protein MNLLADLLLATARSAPDALAIHVPGVRDWTHGDLEDRSGQIAQVLVELGIKPGDRVAVQIPKSAEAIALHLACIRAGAIYLPLNSTYTPTELIVLLDDAEPTLLVREESLNHAVARLSIGEILARAEAAASKFADVARGPGDPASILYTSGTTGKPKGAVLSHGNLASSARTLVVAWGFTSDDVLLHILPLFHTHGLYVAVHTALASGASMILHESFDPKSVVADLPSSTVLMGVPTHYVRLLAEPSFVGGVTANLRLFTSGSAPMLVSTHHEFTERTGQVILERYGMTETCMLTSNPLIGQRKAGTVGPPLPGVELRLAEGSSGGIQVRGPNVFDGYWRRPELKASEFTDDGWFITGDLGLIDDDGYVEIVGRSKDLIISGGLNVYPKEIELLLDSLPGIEESAVIGVADPDFGEAVVAVVVLDGSVSTTPEAIRLAAREQLAGFKVPKRVFVVDALPRNAMGKVEKARLRASYAAQ from the coding sequence GTGAACCTGCTCGCCGATCTGCTCTTGGCAACTGCGAGATCTGCCCCAGATGCATTGGCAATCCACGTGCCTGGCGTGCGCGACTGGACGCACGGGGACTTAGAAGATCGTTCCGGGCAGATTGCTCAGGTGCTGGTCGAGCTTGGCATCAAGCCCGGTGATCGTGTGGCCGTGCAAATCCCAAAGTCGGCCGAAGCCATTGCCTTGCATCTTGCCTGCATTCGCGCAGGTGCGATCTATCTGCCATTGAATTCCACCTACACGCCAACTGAACTCATCGTGCTGCTCGATGACGCAGAGCCAACTCTGCTGGTGCGTGAGGAATCCTTGAACCACGCAGTGGCCCGACTGAGCATCGGCGAGATCCTTGCAAGAGCCGAAGCCGCTGCATCGAAATTCGCAGACGTGGCCCGTGGTCCAGGGGATCCGGCCAGCATCCTCTACACGAGCGGAACGACCGGCAAGCCCAAGGGTGCCGTCCTCAGCCATGGCAACCTTGCCTCCAGTGCAAGAACTTTGGTGGTCGCCTGGGGCTTCACTTCAGATGATGTTCTGCTTCATATCCTGCCGCTCTTTCACACCCATGGCTTGTACGTCGCGGTCCACACGGCGTTGGCCAGCGGCGCTTCAATGATCTTGCATGAATCCTTTGATCCCAAGAGCGTGGTCGCGGATCTGCCGTCATCAACAGTCTTGATGGGAGTGCCCACTCATTACGTTCGACTGCTCGCCGAACCAAGTTTTGTCGGGGGAGTGACTGCGAATCTTCGTCTCTTCACTTCGGGTTCGGCACCTATGCTCGTGTCCACTCATCATGAGTTCACCGAGCGAACAGGGCAAGTAATTCTGGAGCGCTATGGCATGACTGAAACATGCATGCTCACGTCCAATCCATTGATCGGGCAGCGCAAAGCCGGAACTGTTGGGCCACCACTTCCGGGAGTTGAACTGCGATTGGCGGAAGGCTCATCTGGAGGAATCCAGGTGCGGGGCCCGAATGTGTTTGATGGCTACTGGCGACGACCCGAACTCAAAGCCAGCGAGTTCACCGACGATGGTTGGTTCATCACCGGAGACCTCGGGCTTATCGACGACGACGGCTATGTGGAGATCGTTGGGCGCTCGAAGGATTTGATCATCTCCGGTGGATTGAATGTGTATCCAAAGGAGATTGAGTTGCTTCTCGATTCGCTGCCTGGCATCGAGGAATCCGCGGTCATTGGTGTTGCCGATCCAGACTTTGGCGAGGCCGTTGTTGCCGTCGTCGTGCTTGACGGCTCTGTGTCGACCACGCCTGAGGCAATCCGCTTGGCCGCACGTGAGCAATTGGCTGGCTTCAAGGTGCCCAAGAGGGTCTTCGTGGTTGATGCACTGCCGCGCAATGCGATGGGCAAGGTTGAGAAGGCGAGATTGCGAGCCAGCTACGCCGCTCAGTAG
- a CDS encoding LLM class F420-dependent oxidoreductase, whose product MKLAVHYPNFSFPGGSEAIAPTIAATVRAAEENGCTQFTVMDHWFQMEMLATAQDPMLEGYTTLGFLAGQTQSIRLGLLVTGVTYRHPGLLAKTVATLDVLSGGRAELGIGAAWYDREHAGLGVAFPPIAERFERLEEALQICLQMWSPNEGPYQGIHYQLAETICRPMPLQSPRPSILIGGGGEKKTLRLVAKYADSCNLFATDQDAVQHKIKVLEQHCKDEGREFSSVHKTITSGSLGPAQEASNFVERMRPFADMGVDQVWVTPAGPNPAEWIAQFADKVVPQLSEL is encoded by the coding sequence ATGAAACTTGCAGTTCATTACCCGAATTTCAGTTTCCCCGGTGGCTCCGAGGCAATCGCTCCAACGATTGCTGCAACTGTGCGCGCGGCTGAAGAGAACGGCTGCACGCAGTTCACGGTGATGGATCACTGGTTCCAGATGGAAATGCTCGCCACGGCGCAAGATCCGATGCTTGAGGGGTACACCACCTTGGGCTTCCTTGCCGGACAGACGCAGAGCATTCGTCTAGGTCTGCTCGTCACGGGCGTTACGTATCGACACCCAGGCTTGCTGGCCAAGACGGTAGCCACTTTGGATGTGCTCTCCGGTGGTCGAGCCGAACTCGGCATCGGCGCCGCCTGGTACGACCGTGAGCATGCTGGTCTTGGGGTGGCGTTCCCGCCGATTGCAGAACGCTTCGAGAGGCTTGAAGAAGCTCTGCAGATCTGTTTGCAGATGTGGAGCCCGAACGAGGGCCCATATCAAGGAATCCACTATCAACTGGCAGAGACCATCTGCCGACCCATGCCGCTGCAATCGCCCAGACCATCGATTTTGATTGGCGGGGGTGGCGAGAAGAAGACACTGCGCTTAGTCGCGAAGTATGCGGACTCCTGCAATCTGTTCGCGACTGATCAGGACGCCGTGCAACACAAGATCAAAGTACTCGAGCAGCATTGCAAGGACGAAGGTCGCGAATTCTCCAGCGTCCACAAGACGATTACTTCGGGGTCGCTGGGTCCTGCGCAGGAAGCCAGCAACTTCGTCGAGCGAATGAGGCCCTTTGCTGACATGGGTGTTGACCAAGTGTGGGTAACGCCCGCCGGACCGAATCCAGCTGAATGGATCGCTCAGTTCGCAGACAAGGTTGTACCGCAGTTGAGCGAGCTTTAG
- a CDS encoding NADP-dependent oxidoreductase, with translation MRAVVFEEYGDPQVLHVAEVPDTHAGPGQVRIAVKAASVNPVDWKFRAGYMAQMMPVEFPSVIGRDASGVVDEIGEGVTGVNIGDEVFGSAVGGSTAQFAVLVGWGKKPTAWSFAEAAGAGVASSTSVRCLDQLGVEVGKTILIEGAAGGVGSVAAQLAVGRGLKVIGTASEGNHEFLRSLGVIPTTYGEGLAARVAALAPEGVDYVIDTVGSGSIADLVTLVPDPNDVITVADPNPAAVGARRSSNEGDLFAAYAEVAALAEQGKAIIPIQATFGFHDAAKAHELSQTGHVRGKLVITP, from the coding sequence ATGCGCGCAGTGGTCTTTGAGGAGTACGGCGACCCACAGGTTCTTCATGTTGCAGAAGTTCCCGATACCCATGCCGGACCCGGGCAGGTGCGCATCGCCGTGAAGGCCGCCAGCGTCAATCCTGTGGATTGGAAATTCCGTGCCGGCTACATGGCCCAGATGATGCCCGTGGAGTTTCCATCAGTTATCGGGCGCGACGCCTCTGGAGTCGTGGATGAAATTGGCGAGGGCGTAACAGGAGTGAACATTGGCGACGAGGTGTTCGGCAGTGCGGTTGGCGGCTCTACGGCCCAATTCGCAGTGTTGGTGGGCTGGGGCAAGAAGCCAACGGCCTGGAGTTTTGCCGAGGCTGCGGGGGCTGGCGTGGCCTCATCAACATCAGTTCGCTGCCTCGATCAGTTGGGTGTCGAAGTTGGCAAGACAATCCTTATCGAAGGTGCCGCCGGAGGGGTCGGCTCAGTTGCGGCACAACTTGCAGTTGGCCGTGGACTCAAGGTCATCGGTACTGCTAGCGAAGGCAACCATGAATTCCTGCGATCCCTCGGTGTCATTCCGACAACCTACGGCGAAGGCCTGGCTGCACGAGTTGCAGCACTCGCACCAGAAGGTGTCGATTACGTCATCGACACCGTGGGCTCAGGTTCGATCGCTGATCTCGTGACCCTTGTTCCTGATCCGAACGATGTCATCACCGTTGCCGACCCGAATCCAGCTGCCGTAGGTGCTCGCCGATCGAGCAACGAAGGCGATCTGTTTGCGGCCTACGCAGAAGTGGCCGCGCTAGCCGAACAGGGCAAAGCGATCATTCCCATTCAGGCAACTTTCGGTTTCCACGATGCAGCGAAGGCTCATGAGTTGAGTCAGACCGGGCACGTCCGCGGAAAATTAGTGATCACGCCCTGA
- a CDS encoding ABC transporter substrate-binding protein: MSISMTGRRRTAAAIGGVSAAMIMSLAANGALAATAAPKPVTPASNASCPATPGVTPTTVNLGWIGPKTGAAAANYIGSSEAAQLRIDQENAKGGVFGRKLIYKVYDDQSNGSGQITAMQKALQSDNMFGLTAQTNITSMYPTLKDQGIPVTGFSNPAFGTDRNAFGATGATTSSNPAIASTGVLEKLKQAGVTKVANINHVSTGASASGNATAALFQYVNGITQSLRISDEPQGTHDATSTALRVKNSGSDGAIMVMFIDGAISIAQALKQQGVNLKTMYVAGLSDPSVLKSANGALDGAIGVNYGTVPVGVNVRAVKTFASGMKAAGLNPFSSAAPQGFLGADLLIKGLKVAGRCPTRASFINNLRNVTNYNGGGLVPEKISFKPGLMPNGNPPLCAWYMIAKGTDLVPDTKATCGNKYIDTTTGKVILGG, translated from the coding sequence ATGTCAATCTCAATGACGGGCCGTCGCCGAACAGCGGCAGCCATCGGAGGCGTCAGTGCCGCGATGATCATGTCGCTGGCTGCCAACGGTGCGCTCGCTGCAACTGCGGCACCCAAGCCGGTGACTCCTGCCAGCAACGCGTCGTGCCCCGCCACCCCCGGTGTCACCCCGACCACAGTCAACCTAGGTTGGATTGGGCCAAAGACTGGCGCAGCGGCAGCCAACTACATCGGTTCGTCTGAGGCGGCGCAGTTGCGCATCGATCAGGAGAACGCCAAGGGTGGCGTCTTTGGTCGCAAGCTCATCTACAAGGTCTATGACGATCAGTCCAACGGCAGTGGCCAGATCACAGCCATGCAGAAGGCCCTGCAATCTGACAACATGTTCGGACTGACCGCTCAGACCAACATCACGTCGATGTACCCGACCCTCAAGGATCAGGGCATCCCGGTCACCGGCTTCTCCAACCCAGCCTTTGGCACTGACCGCAATGCCTTCGGTGCAACAGGGGCCACGACCTCCTCCAACCCAGCTATCGCCAGCACCGGCGTGCTGGAGAAGCTCAAGCAAGCCGGTGTGACCAAGGTTGCGAACATCAACCACGTCTCCACGGGTGCTTCGGCTTCAGGAAATGCAACGGCAGCCCTGTTCCAGTACGTGAACGGCATCACTCAGTCACTGCGTATCTCGGACGAGCCTCAGGGCACGCACGATGCAACCTCCACAGCACTGCGCGTCAAGAACTCCGGTTCTGACGGCGCGATCATGGTGATGTTCATCGATGGAGCAATCTCCATCGCGCAAGCGCTTAAGCAGCAGGGAGTCAACCTGAAGACCATGTACGTCGCCGGCCTTTCAGACCCCTCCGTGCTGAAGAGTGCCAACGGCGCTCTTGACGGCGCGATTGGCGTCAACTACGGCACTGTGCCAGTCGGAGTGAACGTTCGTGCAGTGAAGACCTTCGCATCAGGAATGAAAGCTGCAGGGCTCAACCCCTTCTCCTCAGCAGCACCTCAGGGCTTCCTTGGTGCCGATCTGTTGATCAAGGGCCTCAAGGTCGCCGGCAGGTGCCCAACTCGTGCGTCCTTCATCAATAATCTGCGCAATGTCACCAACTACAACGGTGGCGGCCTTGTGCCAGAGAAGATCAGCTTCAAGCCAGGCCTCATGCCCAACGGCAACCCGCCGCTGTGCGCTTGGTACATGATCGCCAAGGGAACCGATCTGGTTCCTGACACCAAGGCAACATGTGGCAACAAGTACATCGACACCACAACAGGCAAGGTCATCCTGGGCGGCTAG
- a CDS encoding MFS transporter yields MARTKTPMPPSVIVAVLCIGGATVSVMQSILIPLLTDLPGILGVSVSDASWLVTATLLAGAIATPSLTRLADMYGKKRMMLVSLSMLLFGSLLAVVSTSLWTLVVGRAFQGTASAVIAIGISVMRDALPAERLSSSVALLSATLGIGSAFGLPMAGVLYGAFGWQSVFWLSAVLAAALIVAVSIVIQESEVRTGGSFDIVGALLLSAALFCLLLGITKATTWGWSSSSTLTAFGASALIFILWVPWERRVKDPLVDIKTTLNRPVLMTHITAVLIGASIYINTLATLQLLQLPTSTGYAFGLTATDAGLLMVPAALMSLIVAPQSARITRKFGARITLCCGALVMATGYFLRIPLGGSLTVIIMAAIVVSVGMAIAFGSLPTLLMASVPITQTAAANGINTLARASGAALSSAAVAALLAGSTIAVGDHIYPSDSAFIDAFLMGGVIALMAAGFALTIRVRTSLFDSQVVADEQQLHVPVVVMDDHAAKSSGRTHDMARHGRVIDVNGQPVVAALVEVLDDKDVLVDWSHTNGDGVFTVAMPEARQYRTMVSAEGWQPESLFIDFAHEDGTPEIHLSKRVEQTLG; encoded by the coding sequence TTGGCACGCACGAAAACGCCGATGCCGCCCTCCGTCATCGTTGCGGTGCTCTGCATCGGTGGCGCCACCGTCTCCGTGATGCAATCGATTCTCATTCCACTGCTGACTGACTTACCAGGCATTCTTGGCGTGAGCGTCAGTGACGCTTCTTGGCTCGTGACCGCCACCTTGCTGGCTGGAGCAATTGCAACTCCTTCACTTACCAGGCTTGCTGACATGTACGGCAAGAAGCGCATGATGCTGGTCAGCCTGAGCATGCTGCTCTTCGGATCTCTCCTTGCAGTCGTGAGTACGAGCCTGTGGACGCTTGTAGTCGGCCGAGCCTTTCAGGGAACGGCGAGCGCCGTGATCGCGATCGGCATTAGCGTGATGCGCGACGCGCTCCCAGCCGAACGCTTGAGTTCCTCGGTCGCTCTCCTGAGTGCCACCCTCGGCATTGGAAGTGCATTCGGCCTGCCCATGGCTGGAGTCTTGTATGGCGCCTTCGGGTGGCAATCGGTGTTCTGGCTCTCAGCGGTTCTCGCCGCTGCACTGATCGTTGCAGTGTCGATTGTGATCCAAGAATCCGAAGTGCGCACAGGCGGCTCTTTCGACATCGTCGGAGCGCTATTGCTGTCCGCAGCTCTGTTCTGCCTGCTGCTTGGGATCACTAAGGCCACCACTTGGGGATGGTCGAGCTCTTCAACCCTGACCGCCTTCGGCGCCTCGGCTCTGATCTTCATCTTGTGGGTTCCCTGGGAACGGCGAGTCAAGGATCCACTCGTCGATATCAAGACCACCCTCAATCGCCCGGTCTTGATGACTCACATCACTGCTGTGCTCATTGGCGCGTCCATCTACATCAACACCCTCGCCACTCTGCAGCTTCTTCAACTGCCGACGAGCACCGGTTACGCATTTGGGCTCACGGCGACAGATGCGGGGCTCTTGATGGTGCCCGCTGCGCTGATGTCACTGATCGTTGCTCCACAGTCGGCTCGAATCACGCGGAAATTCGGAGCTCGCATCACCCTGTGCTGCGGTGCATTAGTGATGGCTACTGGCTACTTCCTTCGAATTCCCTTAGGAGGATCGCTCACGGTCATCATCATGGCGGCGATTGTGGTGTCGGTCGGTATGGCAATCGCATTCGGTTCATTGCCTACCCTGCTGATGGCATCAGTACCCATCACTCAGACTGCCGCGGCCAATGGCATCAATACTTTGGCACGAGCATCCGGAGCGGCTCTCTCCAGTGCAGCGGTTGCGGCATTGCTCGCCGGATCCACTATTGCCGTGGGTGACCACATCTATCCTTCAGATAGCGCATTCATCGACGCCTTCCTCATGGGCGGGGTCATTGCACTGATGGCGGCAGGATTCGCGCTCACTATTCGAGTCAGGACTTCACTGTTTGACTCGCAGGTCGTTGCTGACGAGCAGCAACTGCACGTACCCGTGGTGGTGATGGACGATCATGCGGCAAAGTCATCAGGACGCACTCACGACATGGCTCGCCATGGACGCGTCATCGACGTGAATGGGCAGCCAGTAGTCGCGGCACTCGTTGAGGTTCTGGATGATAAGGATGTGCTCGTCGATTGGTCTCACACCAACGGCGACGGTGTATTCACTGTTGCCATGCCTGAAGCTCGGCAGTATCGAACAATGGTTTCAGCAGAAGGCTGGCAACCGGAGTCGCTGTTCATCGACTTCGCGCATGAAGACGGAACACCTGAGATCCATCTCTCCAAGAGGGTCGAGCAAACTCTCGGCTAG